In Prevotella sp. oral taxon 475, one DNA window encodes the following:
- a CDS encoding phosphatidylserine/phosphatidylglycerophosphate/cardiolipin synthase family protein, with translation MKIRKGLRVIFLTIALLTSIFCPAQTADSLIVAQMRTEGVRFSHNNSVVLLTSGQEKFDDLFTAIRQAQHSVHLEYFNFRNDSIAHLLFRLLEEKVQQGVKVRALFDGFGNDSNNRPLKKKHLRELRERGIEIYEFDPVRFPWINHVFHRDHRKIVVIDGNIAYTGGMNVADYYIKGTEVVGSWRDMHCRIEGDEVNTLQRIFLRIWNKVTHQHIHGPEFYEGGFHTGRFTHLKPDTCTSAGRKMVGIINREPHISNKIIRNFYAKAIEDSRDSIKLINPYLTLNRRLKKALRNAVRRGVKVEIMVSTHSDIPLTPDCVFYNVHRLMKQGVTVWMYEPGFHHTKIITVDGRFCTVGSANLNARSLRFDYEENALIIDPETTQQLSRLFDKDKADCFQLTPQSWNKFRNRWQKFVGWFAHLLTPWL, from the coding sequence ATGAAGATAAGAAAAGGATTGAGAGTCATTTTCCTAACGATAGCTCTTCTGACAAGCATCTTTTGCCCGGCACAGACGGCCGATTCGCTCATCGTAGCCCAGATGCGGACAGAAGGTGTGAGGTTTTCGCACAACAATTCGGTGGTACTTCTAACAAGCGGTCAGGAGAAATTCGACGACCTCTTCACCGCTATCCGCCAAGCACAACACAGCGTTCACTTAGAATACTTTAATTTTCGCAACGACTCCATTGCTCATCTCCTCTTCCGCCTTTTAGAAGAGAAGGTGCAACAAGGTGTAAAGGTTCGGGCCTTGTTCGACGGATTCGGCAACGATTCCAACAATCGTCCTCTCAAAAAGAAGCATCTTCGTGAATTACGCGAGCGCGGAATCGAAATCTATGAGTTCGATCCTGTTCGTTTTCCCTGGATTAATCACGTGTTTCATCGCGACCATCGGAAAATCGTTGTCATCGATGGTAACATCGCTTATACCGGGGGAATGAACGTGGCCGACTATTATATAAAAGGCACAGAGGTCGTAGGCAGTTGGCGAGACATGCACTGTAGGATAGAGGGCGACGAGGTGAACACCCTTCAACGCATCTTTCTCAGAATATGGAACAAGGTAACTCATCAACACATTCATGGTCCCGAGTTCTATGAAGGTGGATTTCATACCGGTCGGTTTACCCATCTCAAGCCCGACACCTGCACGTCGGCAGGGCGAAAAATGGTGGGCATCATCAATCGCGAACCACATATCAGCAACAAAATTATCCGCAACTTTTATGCAAAAGCCATCGAAGACAGTCGGGATAGCATCAAGCTCATCAATCCTTACCTCACCCTGAACCGCCGTTTGAAGAAGGCTTTGCGCAATGCAGTGCGGCGAGGTGTGAAGGTAGAAATCATGGTTTCCACTCACAGCGACATCCCTCTGACCCCCGATTGCGTGTTCTACAATGTACACCGGCTCATGAAGCAGGGTGTAACCGTTTGGATGTACGAACCGGGATTTCATCACACCAAAATCATTACCGTAGATGGTCGGTTCTGTACTGTGGGCAGTGCCAACCTCAACGCCCGCAGCCTGCGGTTCGACTACGAAGAAAACGCTCTCATCATTGATCCGGAAACCACCCAACAGCTCTCCCGTCTCTTCGACAAAGACAAGGCCGACTGCTTTCAACTCACGCCACAAAGCTGGAACAAGTTTCGCAATCGATGGCAAAAATTTGTGGGATGGTTTGCCCATCTCTTAACTCCCTGGCTGTAA
- a CDS encoding glycoside hydrolase family 25 protein: MTKNQARTPRRPSRARVKSRRSSRHTHYYDFLLPRFLRTPRRWAWWLGGIGVTGLYLWVFYSFFVGPTGFRWRALYGDANYPDGYTIHGIDISHYQGDIDWDKLREASIDGYPLRFIIVKSTEGASALDDNFNDNFYQAREYGFIRGAYHFWSNRSSARKQAQFFLRQVHLEKGDLPPVLDIEHMPKNRSVEDFQRDVLTWLHIVEDKYHVKPIIYTYYKFKEKYLSAPVFDDYPYWIAHYYVEKVEYKGKWRFWQHTDAGRLDGIKGYVDLNIYNGSFYELKKLTIGSERAFDD; encoded by the coding sequence ATGACAAAGAACCAAGCCAGAACCCCAAGACGACCCTCCCGAGCCAGAGTAAAAAGCCGCCGCTCGAGTCGTCACACCCACTATTACGACTTCCTCCTGCCCCGATTTCTGCGCACCCCGCGTCGTTGGGCCTGGTGGTTAGGCGGCATCGGTGTGACGGGGCTCTATCTGTGGGTGTTCTATTCCTTTTTTGTGGGTCCCACCGGCTTTCGTTGGCGCGCGCTCTACGGCGATGCCAACTATCCCGACGGATACACCATTCACGGCATCGACATCTCGCACTATCAGGGCGACATCGACTGGGACAAGCTCCGCGAAGCCTCCATCGATGGCTATCCCCTGCGTTTTATCATCGTCAAATCTACCGAAGGAGCCTCGGCCTTAGACGATAATTTCAACGACAACTTCTACCAGGCCCGCGAATACGGATTCATCCGCGGAGCCTATCACTTTTGGAGCAACCGGTCGTCGGCCCGAAAGCAAGCCCAGTTCTTTCTGCGGCAGGTGCATCTGGAAAAAGGCGACCTGCCCCCTGTGCTCGACATCGAACACATGCCCAAAAATCGGTCGGTAGAAGATTTTCAACGTGACGTTCTCACCTGGCTTCACATCGTGGAGGATAAATACCACGTCAAGCCCATCATCTACACCTATTATAAATTCAAGGAGAAATACCTCAGTGCGCCTGTTTTCGATGATTATCCCTATTGGATAGCCCATTATTACGTCGAAAAGGTGGAATACAAAGGCAAGTGGCGATTCTGGCAACACACTGATGCCGGTAGGCTCGATGGCATCAAGGGTTATGTCGATTTGAATATTTACAACGGATCGTTCTACGAACTGAAAAAACTTACCATCGGTTCCGAGCGCGCCTTTGACGATTGA
- a CDS encoding diphosphate--fructose-6-phosphate 1-phosphotransferase: MEKSALQKARASYQPKLPKALQGAVKASEGAPTQSVDNQEEIKKLFPHTYGMPLVEFVPGNETPTKAINVGIILSGGQAPGGHNVISGLFDQVKRLNPDNRLYGFLMGPGGLVDHNYIEITADFLDDYRNTGGFDMIGSGRTKLETTEQFEKGLEIIRQLDIRAIVIIGGDDSNTNACVLAEYYAAKNYGVQVIGCPKTIDGDLKNDQIETSFGFDTATKTYSELIGNIERDCNSARKYWHFVKLMGRSASHIALECALQTQPNICIISEEVQAKDQTLNDIVENIASAVAHRAKEGQNFGVVLIPEGLIEFVPAIGRLIQELNDLLAAHGADYKDLDKDAQRSYIMEHLSSENRATFETLPESVARQLSLDRDPHGNVQVSLIETEKLISEMVDAKLAAWAAEGRFDGKFAAQHHFFGYEGRCAAPSNFDADYCYALGTSAALLIASGKTGYMAIVKNTTASTDNWKAGGVPITMMMNMERRNGEMKPVIRKALVELDGKPFKTFAAHRDEWAKNTCYIYPGPIQYWGPSEVCDQPTRTLALEQE; this comes from the coding sequence ATGGAAAAAAGTGCATTGCAGAAAGCGAGAGCTTCCTACCAACCCAAACTTCCGAAAGCACTTCAAGGTGCAGTTAAGGCCAGTGAAGGTGCCCCCACACAGAGTGTAGACAATCAAGAAGAAATCAAAAAACTCTTCCCCCATACATACGGCATGCCGCTTGTGGAATTTGTTCCGGGCAACGAAACCCCGACTAAAGCCATCAACGTGGGCATCATTCTGAGCGGCGGACAGGCTCCCGGCGGACATAACGTCATCTCCGGACTCTTCGACCAGGTGAAACGGCTCAACCCCGACAACCGTTTGTACGGATTCCTCATGGGGCCCGGCGGACTCGTGGATCACAACTATATCGAAATTACGGCCGACTTCCTCGACGACTATCGCAACACCGGTGGATTCGACATGATCGGTAGCGGACGCACCAAGCTCGAGACGACCGAGCAGTTTGAAAAAGGGCTCGAAATTATTCGCCAACTCGATATCCGGGCCATCGTCATCATCGGCGGCGACGACTCCAATACCAACGCTTGCGTCTTGGCCGAATATTATGCCGCCAAGAACTACGGTGTGCAAGTGATCGGTTGTCCCAAGACCATCGACGGCGACCTCAAGAACGACCAAATCGAAACCTCCTTCGGCTTCGATACGGCCACGAAAACCTACAGCGAGCTCATCGGCAACATCGAACGCGACTGTAATTCGGCCCGCAAATACTGGCACTTCGTTAAACTCATGGGCCGTTCTGCCTCGCACATCGCTCTGGAATGCGCTCTGCAAACACAACCCAATATCTGCATCATCTCGGAAGAAGTTCAGGCTAAAGATCAAACCCTCAACGACATCGTCGAAAACATCGCATCGGCCGTAGCCCATCGTGCAAAAGAGGGACAGAACTTCGGCGTGGTGCTCATTCCCGAGGGTCTCATCGAATTCGTGCCCGCCATTGGCCGGCTCATTCAAGAACTCAACGACCTCCTGGCTGCTCACGGAGCCGACTATAAAGACCTGGACAAGGATGCGCAGCGCAGCTACATCATGGAGCACCTGAGTTCGGAAAACCGTGCTACCTTCGAAACGCTGCCCGAAAGCGTAGCCCGACAACTCTCGCTCGACCGCGACCCGCACGGCAACGTTCAGGTTTCGCTCATCGAGACCGAGAAGCTCATCTCCGAGATGGTCGACGCCAAGCTCGCCGCATGGGCTGCAGAGGGACGATTCGACGGAAAGTTTGCCGCTCAGCACCACTTCTTCGGTTACGAAGGTCGTTGCGCCGCCCCCTCTAACTTCGACGCCGACTACTGCTACGCCCTCGGAACCAGTGCCGCTCTGCTCATCGCCAGCGGCAAAACCGGTTACATGGCCATCGTGAAGAATACCACCGCCAGCACCGACAACTGGAAAGCCGGCGGCGTGCCCATCACGATGATGATGAATATGGAACGGCGCAACGGCGAGATGAAACCCGTTATCCGAAAGGCGTTGGTAGAACTCGATGGCAAACCCTTCAAAACCTTTGCCGCTCATCGCGACGAATGGGCCAAGAACACCTGCTATATCTATCCCGGTCCGATACAGTACTGGGGCCCGAGTGAAGTATGCGATCAGCCCACTCGCACCCTCGCACTCGAACAAGAATAA
- a CDS encoding helix-turn-helix transcriptional regulator, translated as MKNHKMYEPDDKMILLIRDNYSILQTLSAFGISLGFGDKTVRDVCQDQNVDTYTFLAVVNFAINGYRDYDDADRLSIPTLIKYLKASHAYFLDFQLPFMRKALVAALDENDNLARLILKLYDEYAHSIRSHMQYEEKMVFPYVDSLLNNKAQGNYDIETFSKHHGQTDVKLRELKNIIIKYLPSDGLHNNQLTSVLYDIYNNEEWLLHHGQVEDEIFVPAIRRLEAKSKQNDVSVKISNMISQSSDNVDNLSDREKEVIISLVQGMTNKEIADHLCISINTVITHRRNIARKLQIHSPAGLTIYAIVNNLVDISAVNL; from the coding sequence ATGAAAAATCATAAAATGTATGAACCTGATGACAAGATGATTCTGCTCATTAGGGACAATTATAGCATACTTCAGACGCTGAGTGCTTTCGGCATCAGCTTGGGTTTCGGCGACAAAACGGTGAGAGATGTGTGCCAAGACCAAAATGTGGACACCTATACCTTCTTGGCTGTGGTGAATTTTGCTATCAATGGCTATCGAGATTATGACGATGCCGACCGCCTTTCCATCCCTACACTCATCAAATATCTCAAGGCCAGTCATGCCTATTTTCTTGATTTTCAACTGCCTTTCATGCGAAAAGCATTGGTGGCCGCACTCGACGAGAATGATAATTTGGCCCGGCTCATCCTGAAACTCTATGATGAGTATGCCCATAGCATACGGTCGCATATGCAATATGAAGAGAAAATGGTGTTCCCCTACGTCGACTCGCTGCTTAATAACAAGGCGCAGGGCAATTACGACATCGAAACTTTCTCGAAACATCATGGACAAACGGATGTGAAATTGCGTGAATTGAAAAACATCATTATTAAATATCTGCCATCGGATGGTCTGCATAACAATCAGCTCACCTCCGTGCTCTACGATATTTACAACAATGAGGAGTGGCTGTTGCACCACGGACAGGTGGAGGATGAGATTTTTGTACCGGCGATTAGACGTCTTGAAGCTAAGTCGAAACAGAACGATGTGTCGGTGAAAATATCAAATATGATTAGCCAGAGCTCGGACAATGTCGATAATCTCAGCGATCGGGAGAAGGAAGTGATCATCAGTCTGGTGCAGGGAATGACCAATAAGGAAATTGCCGACCATCTTTGTATCTCGATCAACACGGTTATCACCCATCGACGCAACATCGCCCGAAAGCTGCAAATCCACTCGCCGGCGGGGCTTACCATCTATGCGATCGTCAATAATCTTGTAGATATTTCTGCCGTTAACCTGTAG
- a CDS encoding response regulator transcription factor, producing MGERPRIAIIDSNTLSSLGLKGILQNVMPIVQVEIFHSFADLEENSPDVFFHYFVATSIVLQNRSFFVERKNKTIVLTASTEPVSQMSGFNSLCINVPEKELVRSLLQLEQYAHAHGRNLPPMPRALEMKILSDREIEVLALIVQGYINKEIADRLNIGLTTVITHRKNIMDKLGMRSVSALTIYAVMHGYVDINKI from the coding sequence ATGGGCGAACGTCCACGCATCGCCATCATAGATAGCAATACGCTTTCATCGCTCGGACTGAAAGGCATCTTGCAGAATGTCATGCCCATTGTGCAGGTGGAAATCTTCCATTCGTTCGCCGATCTGGAGGAAAACTCCCCGGATGTGTTTTTCCATTATTTTGTGGCTACGAGCATTGTGTTGCAAAATCGCAGTTTCTTCGTAGAACGAAAGAACAAAACAATCGTGCTGACAGCCTCGACAGAGCCGGTTAGTCAGATGTCGGGCTTCAACAGTTTGTGTATTAATGTTCCTGAAAAAGAGCTGGTTCGGTCGCTTCTTCAACTCGAACAATATGCTCATGCACACGGCAGAAACCTTCCGCCCATGCCGCGGGCGTTGGAAATGAAGATTCTTTCTGACAGAGAAATAGAGGTGCTCGCCCTCATCGTGCAGGGCTATATCAACAAAGAGATTGCCGATCGGCTCAACATCGGGCTCACAACGGTGATTACACACCGCAAAAATATAATGGATAAGTTGGGCATGCGCAGCGTATCGGCACTCACCATCTATGCTGTGATGCATGGATATGTGGACATCAATAAGATTTAA
- a CDS encoding imelysin family protein produces MNRFFNYALALAMVGTLSAGFVSCSEDDETPVETTKERHLQALSTTYVNDVVTKTYSNLANEAEKLYNLIAVLKTKVNAGTAVTQGEVDAICTSYKTARSHWEESEAWLYGAASDYEIDPSIDSWPLEVKALAEDLTNATKMAAISNTTGAEYIKAISDLAKENRGFHGLEFIFFRNGSNRLAKYFSKTELEDDAEFAGKHITGEQEMAFAMATAAYLRDRCYQLEVAWLGDKAPAAHKARVAECEKVDPEAFGTKQKVNGQYYGQNMLAAGQGDAKSTYKTWRNVVEDILVSGCSKICSEVADQKMGQAYRSATGTAKPDDDPNYIESPYSYNSFTDFYGNIMSIQNALYGNINKSTYESNSIMAYLNIHNKTLATDLQAKLTAALAALKACQNSGTPFVKNPGAPVVKTAMDKIGELDEMLNTAASQITKN; encoded by the coding sequence ATGAACAGATTTTTCAACTATGCCTTGGCTTTGGCCATGGTAGGAACCTTGTCTGCCGGATTCGTTTCGTGCAGCGAGGACGACGAAACGCCGGTAGAGACGACGAAAGAACGTCATTTACAGGCCCTTAGCACCACCTATGTGAACGATGTTGTGACCAAAACCTATAGCAACTTGGCCAACGAAGCCGAGAAGCTCTACAACTTGATTGCGGTTTTGAAGACCAAGGTAAACGCCGGAACGGCTGTCACACAGGGCGAGGTTGATGCCATTTGTACTTCTTACAAAACGGCACGCAGCCACTGGGAAGAGAGCGAAGCTTGGCTCTACGGGGCTGCCAGCGACTATGAAATTGACCCGAGCATCGACTCATGGCCTCTCGAAGTGAAGGCATTGGCGGAAGACTTGACCAATGCTACCAAGATGGCGGCTATCTCGAACACCACCGGTGCCGAATACATCAAGGCCATTTCAGACCTGGCAAAAGAGAATCGCGGCTTCCACGGACTGGAGTTTATCTTCTTCCGCAATGGTAGCAACCGCCTGGCTAAGTACTTTAGCAAGACAGAACTGGAAGATGATGCCGAGTTTGCCGGCAAACACATCACCGGTGAGCAAGAGATGGCCTTCGCTATGGCCACAGCAGCCTATCTGCGCGACCGCTGTTACCAACTGGAAGTGGCTTGGTTGGGCGACAAAGCTCCGGCCGCTCACAAGGCTCGCGTGGCTGAATGTGAGAAGGTAGACCCCGAAGCTTTCGGTACAAAGCAAAAGGTCAATGGTCAATATTACGGACAGAACATGCTGGCTGCCGGTCAGGGAGATGCCAAGAGTACCTATAAGACGTGGAGAAACGTGGTGGAAGATATTCTGGTGTCGGGCTGTTCGAAGATTTGTTCGGAAGTGGCCGACCAGAAAATGGGCCAGGCTTATCGCTCGGCAACGGGAACGGCTAAACCGGACGACGACCCCAACTACATCGAGTCGCCTTATAGCTACAATTCGTTCACCGACTTCTACGGCAATATCATGAGCATTCAGAATGCGCTCTACGGCAATATCAACAAGAGCACCTATGAGAGCAACTCGATTATGGCTTATCTCAACATCCATAACAAGACCTTAGCCACGGATCTTCAGGCCAAACTCACAGCTGCACTCGCCGCTTTGAAAGCTTGTCAGAACAGTGGTACGCCTTTCGTTAAAAATCCCGGAGCTCCGGTTGTAAAGACAGCGATGGACAAAATCGGCGAACTGGACGAAATGCTCAACACTGCAGCCAGTCAGATTACTAAGAACTGA
- a CDS encoding di-heme oxidoredictase family protein — protein sequence MKSINVRSLLFGGMALAMLSVSCSKDDDIEVLDQDDYKYVGQAVGNFSADEWYPGGELGTTQNTGSTCYQDNTPAIEKADLDNAFNKGEYMFEHYFTEFSPTPILRGLGPAYVRSTCIDCHPGYGHGKRVDNYRARHRGNGYLLVIYHPTGGANSNDGPYISEVTGMPQTQATSPFLPPVDESGISIEWKKVTAMESGLPLTFPDGEPYELIYPEVNIDISAFNTYPKPSNLAFRLESTIGLYGTGLLDAIPQDSIKKQYQHEARFLDLNPGMWDKAKNDWAGDPNLGRSNGAWYRLADGTMRVKRFTYAMTRASLQDGPGANAMWNITNVSRSDRPYLYTTTAWAEAMSRTASVIDAIKKNPASPYYADGTETGIAQAVRTLLDPKTHQFNNAYHNFKPEMTDNNFWQYMVWHRGLAVARARDLHNPVVQRGKQVFMAIGCAHCHRPKWQTGSDDYWAPKAIVDHNLSLPRYPFQTIYPYTDLVQHRLRMKNDIHGSWCRTTPLWGRGLSVKNTGAEDRMHDCRARNEIEAIMWHAYSKEGDAYRSAERFYHLKKADRDALVKFLRAI from the coding sequence ATGAAAAGTATCAATGTTAGAAGTCTACTCTTTGGCGGTATGGCTCTTGCCATGCTGTCGGTTTCGTGTTCGAAAGACGACGACATCGAGGTGCTCGACCAAGACGATTATAAATACGTGGGACAGGCCGTCGGCAACTTCTCGGCCGACGAATGGTATCCCGGCGGCGAGTTAGGAACGACCCAAAACACCGGCAGCACTTGTTATCAGGACAACACACCAGCCATCGAGAAGGCCGATTTGGACAACGCTTTCAACAAGGGCGAATATATGTTTGAGCATTACTTTACGGAGTTCAGCCCCACACCCATCCTCCGCGGCCTCGGTCCGGCTTATGTTCGGTCTACCTGCATCGATTGTCATCCGGGCTACGGACATGGCAAACGGGTAGACAACTACCGTGCGCGGCATCGCGGCAATGGCTATCTCCTCGTCATTTATCATCCCACGGGTGGGGCCAACAGCAACGACGGGCCCTACATTTCCGAGGTGACGGGTATGCCACAGACCCAAGCCACGTCGCCATTTCTTCCGCCGGTAGACGAGTCGGGCATCAGTATCGAGTGGAAAAAGGTAACGGCCATGGAGAGCGGACTGCCTCTTACCTTCCCCGACGGCGAGCCTTATGAACTCATCTACCCCGAAGTAAACATCGATATCTCCGCCTTCAACACTTATCCCAAACCCTCCAATCTGGCTTTCCGCCTCGAGTCTACGATCGGACTCTATGGAACGGGACTTCTCGATGCTATTCCGCAGGATTCTATCAAGAAGCAATACCAGCACGAAGCCCGCTTCCTTGACCTCAATCCCGGCATGTGGGACAAGGCGAAGAACGACTGGGCGGGCGATCCTAACTTAGGACGCTCCAACGGAGCCTGGTATCGGCTGGCCGATGGAACGATGCGTGTCAAGCGATTTACCTATGCCATGACCCGTGCTTCGCTCCAAGATGGCCCCGGAGCGAATGCCATGTGGAATATCACTAATGTGAGTCGCTCCGACCGTCCCTATCTCTACACCACCACAGCCTGGGCTGAAGCGATGTCGCGAACGGCCAGCGTGATTGACGCCATTAAGAAAAACCCTGCTTCGCCCTATTATGCCGACGGAACGGAGACGGGTATTGCTCAGGCCGTCAGAACGCTGCTCGACCCGAAAACCCATCAGTTCAACAACGCCTACCACAACTTCAAACCCGAGATGACCGACAACAACTTCTGGCAATACATGGTGTGGCATCGCGGACTGGCTGTGGCTCGTGCCCGCGACCTGCACAATCCCGTCGTTCAACGTGGTAAACAAGTGTTCATGGCCATTGGTTGTGCTCACTGCCATCGCCCCAAATGGCAGACCGGCAGCGACGACTACTGGGCCCCGAAGGCCATCGTAGACCATAACCTCAGTCTGCCCCGCTATCCCTTCCAAACCATCTATCCCTACACCGACCTCGTACAGCACCGCCTGCGGATGAAAAACGACATCCACGGTTCCTGGTGCCGCACGACACCGCTTTGGGGACGTGGACTATCCGTCAAGAATACCGGAGCAGAAGACCGAATGCACGACTGCCGCGCACGCAACGAAATCGAAGCCATCATGTGGCATGCCTACAGCAAGGAGGGTGATGCCTACCGCTCGGCCGAACGATTCTATCACCTCAAAAAGGCCGATCGCGACGCTCTCGTCAAATTCCTCCGCGCCATTTGA
- the ccsA gene encoding cytochrome c biogenesis protein CcsA, whose product MKLKILLIATYLLLILVMAAATIIEKYCGTAYVSETIYGSLWFALLWALLAAGGATFILRSKMRRWNVGLLHLSLLVILIGAALTRLTAYTGSLHLREGQTTRTFLHKQNGEKGWLPFSVRLNRFRVAFHEGTEAAADYESDLTLQANDQQKTGRVSMNRILTFHGVRLYQSSFDADRHGCTFAVNADPYGIPVTYAGYLMLFIAFAAVLFDPRGTFRRLLRSRSLGSALLFVLLLIPTTGIAAAPTLPKEQAERFGRIYVNYNHRICPLQTLAIDFTRKLCGSSSYKGYTPEQVLLGFIFWGNNWGNEPLIRVKRGELREALHLSNRASTNDFFSMGSYRLATPVEEFYGGAQDGFHQQAADLDDRIRLILELRRGTLLKVFPHRQADGRLKWYAPTEKLPASVDSLHQLYIRQLFSILNRDVQRNDLDHFDDLVLGLRKYQIVNGRESLPSPIQTRAERLYNSLPFVTLLFIFNLTLALLLLLRLIYRLSRHPSAIPSDPSRWINRAGGAFMALSWVVLSLVLGLRWIVSGSIPLSNGYETMLSVAWFVQLLALGLHRRVPIVLLFGFLLSGFFLLVSHISRMDPAISHLMPVLNSPLLSIHVSIIMMSYALLSLTFICGLTALLLHQFSKSAPALHTQLQALHVLSRLFLYPALATLALGIFVGAVWANISWGQYWSWDPKEVWALITLMVYSVAVHTHSLPRLHRPLVYHLYMVVAFLTVLMTYFGVNYFLGGMHSYA is encoded by the coding sequence ATGAAACTCAAAATCCTGCTCATCGCCACTTATTTGCTGCTCATACTGGTGATGGCCGCCGCCACCATTATCGAGAAATACTGTGGCACGGCCTATGTGTCTGAAACTATCTACGGCAGCCTTTGGTTTGCACTGCTTTGGGCTCTGCTGGCCGCAGGAGGTGCAACGTTTATCCTGCGCAGCAAGATGCGGCGATGGAATGTAGGGTTGCTCCATCTCTCGCTACTCGTTATCCTGATCGGAGCCGCTCTCACGCGTCTCACAGCCTACACCGGATCTCTTCATCTGAGAGAGGGACAAACCACCCGCACTTTCCTCCACAAACAGAACGGGGAGAAGGGCTGGTTGCCCTTCAGTGTGCGACTCAATCGGTTTCGCGTGGCCTTTCACGAGGGTACAGAGGCGGCCGCCGACTACGAATCGGATCTCACCCTCCAGGCTAACGATCAGCAGAAAACGGGACGCGTGTCGATGAACCGCATCCTCACCTTCCACGGCGTGCGTCTTTATCAGAGTTCTTTCGACGCCGACCGCCACGGATGTACCTTCGCTGTGAATGCCGACCCGTATGGCATCCCTGTCACCTATGCGGGCTATCTGATGCTCTTTATCGCCTTCGCCGCCGTGCTTTTCGACCCACGCGGCACATTCCGCCGCCTGCTCAGAAGCAGAAGCCTCGGTTCGGCCCTTCTTTTCGTTCTGCTCCTTATCCCGACAACGGGAATCGCGGCCGCCCCCACTCTACCCAAAGAGCAAGCCGAACGGTTCGGCCGGATCTACGTCAACTACAATCATCGCATCTGTCCGCTACAAACGCTCGCCATCGATTTCACTCGAAAGCTCTGCGGAAGTTCCTCCTACAAGGGCTATACACCCGAACAAGTGCTACTGGGTTTCATCTTTTGGGGCAACAACTGGGGTAACGAACCTCTCATCCGCGTCAAACGCGGCGAACTGCGCGAGGCGCTCCACCTGAGCAACCGCGCCTCGACAAACGATTTCTTCTCGATGGGCAGCTATCGTCTCGCCACACCTGTCGAAGAGTTCTATGGCGGGGCGCAGGACGGCTTTCATCAACAAGCGGCCGATCTCGACGACCGCATCCGCCTCATTCTCGAATTGCGTCGCGGAACGCTACTCAAAGTCTTTCCTCATCGACAGGCAGACGGCCGACTGAAATGGTATGCCCCCACGGAGAAATTACCCGCCTCGGTCGATTCGCTCCATCAGCTCTACATCCGACAACTCTTCAGCATCCTCAACCGCGACGTGCAACGCAACGACCTGGACCACTTCGACGATCTCGTTCTCGGACTGCGAAAATATCAAATCGTCAACGGACGAGAGTCGTTACCCTCGCCTATCCAGACTCGCGCCGAGCGTCTTTACAACAGCCTCCCCTTCGTCACTCTCCTTTTCATCTTCAACCTCACGCTCGCCCTTCTCCTGCTCCTCCGCCTCATCTATCGACTCAGTCGGCACCCCTCCGCCATCCCATCCGACCCATCCCGATGGATCAACCGCGCAGGTGGTGCATTCATGGCCCTGTCGTGGGTTGTGTTGAGTCTTGTCTTAGGACTGAGATGGATTGTCTCGGGCAGCATCCCTCTCTCCAACGGCTATGAAACGATGCTCTCCGTGGCCTGGTTTGTCCAGCTACTCGCCCTCGGTCTGCATCGAAGAGTTCCCATTGTGCTTCTGTTCGGATTTCTGTTGAGCGGCTTCTTCCTTCTGGTGAGCCACATCAGCCGAATGGATCCGGCCATCAGCCACCTCATGCCCGTGCTCAACAGTCCGCTGCTCAGCATCCACGTCAGCATCATCATGATGAGCTATGCCCTCCTCTCCCTCACTTTTATCTGCGGACTCACAGCCCTACTGCTCCATCAGTTCAGCAAGTCGGCACCCGCTCTGCACACACAGCTCCAAGCCCTGCACGTTCTCTCGCGTCTCTTCCTCTATCCCGCCCTTGCCACGCTGGCTCTGGGCATCTTCGTGGGAGCCGTTTGGGCCAATATCAGTTGGGGACAATACTGGAGTTGGGACCCCAAAGAAGTGTGGGCCCTCATCACGCTGATGGTCTATTCGGTGGCCGTACACACCCATTCCCTCCCCCGATTGCATCGCCCCTTGGTCTATCATCTCTACATGGTCGTGGCCTTTCTCACGGTGTTGATGACCTATTTTGGGGTGAACTATTTTCTCGGCGGAATGCACAGTTATGCCTAA